A window of the Sandaracinaceae bacterium genome harbors these coding sequences:
- a CDS encoding citramalate synthase yields the protein MVHVYDTTLRDGTQGEGMSLSCDDKIKIAERLDAFGVAFIEGGWPGSNPKDVEFFERARELTWTNARITAFGSTRRANVLAAEDPQLQKLVEAGTSVCTIFGKTWNMHVTEILRTSLDTNLEMIEDSLRFLVEAKRHAIYDAEHFFDGYKADAGYALATLRAAQRGGASTLVLCDTNGGSMPWEVDEIVRAVRAELGPDIELGAHVHDDGGCGVANTLAAVRAGARHVQGTINGYGERCGNANLCAIIPDIELKLGLTCLPAGRLGELYDLSHFVAEVANVPANEHAAYVGRSAFAHKGGVHVAAIRRHPASYQHIEPELVGNECRVVVSELSGRANVLSKAEELGVTVSSTEGAAVLEQIKRAEAQGFAYEAAEASVALLMARSESSYEAPFEVLEFQTAVGKRVGSEMFSEATVKLRIHGDVVHTAGEGNGPVSALDQAIRKAIRATYPAVADVHLSDYKVRILDGKNGTSATVRVLIDSRSHDESWSTVGASTNIIEASLLALVDSLEYAIRLETGHALEDEG from the coding sequence TTGGTGCACGTCTACGACACGACCCTGCGCGATGGCACGCAGGGCGAGGGCATGAGCCTCTCGTGCGACGACAAGATCAAGATTGCGGAGCGCCTGGACGCGTTCGGGGTGGCGTTCATCGAGGGCGGCTGGCCGGGCAGCAACCCGAAGGACGTCGAGTTCTTCGAGCGGGCGCGCGAGCTGACGTGGACCAACGCGCGCATCACGGCCTTCGGCAGCACCCGCCGCGCCAACGTGCTGGCTGCGGAGGACCCCCAGCTGCAGAAGCTGGTGGAGGCGGGCACCTCGGTGTGCACCATCTTCGGCAAGACGTGGAACATGCACGTCACCGAGATCCTGCGCACGTCGCTGGACACCAACCTCGAGATGATCGAGGACAGCCTGCGCTTTCTGGTGGAGGCCAAGCGCCACGCCATCTACGACGCCGAGCACTTCTTCGACGGCTACAAGGCGGATGCGGGCTACGCGCTGGCGACGCTGCGGGCTGCGCAACGGGGTGGGGCCAGCACGCTGGTGCTGTGTGACACCAACGGCGGGTCCATGCCGTGGGAGGTCGACGAGATCGTGCGCGCGGTGCGCGCGGAGCTGGGCCCGGACATCGAGCTGGGGGCCCACGTGCACGACGACGGCGGCTGTGGTGTGGCCAATACGCTGGCGGCTGTGCGCGCGGGTGCGCGTCACGTGCAGGGCACCATCAACGGCTACGGTGAGCGCTGCGGCAACGCCAACCTGTGCGCCATCATCCCGGACATCGAGCTCAAGCTCGGGCTCACCTGCTTGCCCGCAGGGCGCCTGGGCGAGCTGTACGACCTGTCCCACTTCGTGGCGGAGGTGGCCAACGTGCCGGCCAACGAGCACGCGGCCTACGTCGGGCGCAGCGCCTTCGCGCACAAGGGCGGCGTGCACGTGGCCGCCATCCGTCGCCACCCCGCGAGCTACCAGCACATCGAGCCCGAGCTGGTGGGCAACGAGTGCCGCGTGGTCGTCAGCGAGCTGTCCGGTCGCGCCAACGTGCTGAGCAAGGCCGAGGAGCTGGGCGTGACGGTGTCCTCCACCGAGGGCGCCGCCGTGCTCGAGCAGATCAAGCGCGCCGAAGCGCAGGGCTTCGCCTACGAGGCGGCCGAGGCCAGCGTTGCGCTGCTGATGGCGCGCAGCGAGTCCAGCTACGAGGCGCCCTTCGAGGTGCTCGAGTTCCAGACGGCGGTCGGCAAGCGCGTGGGCAGCGAGATGTTCTCGGAGGCCACGGTGAAGCTGCGCATCCATGGGGACGTGGTGCACACCGCAGGCGAGGGGAACGGCCCCGTGAGCGCGCTCGACCAGGCCATCCGCAAGGCCATCCGGGCCACGTACCCCGCCGTCGCGGACGTCCACCTGAGCGACTACAAGGTGCGCATCCTGGACGGCAAGAACGGCACGAGCGCCACCGTGCGCGTGCTGATCGACAGCCGCAGCCACGACGAGTCGTGGAGCACCGTCGGCGCGTCCACGAACATCATCGAGGCCTCGCTGCTGGCCCTGGTGGACAGCCTCGAGTACGCCATCCGGCTCGAGACGGGGCACGCGCTCGAGGACGAGGGCTAG
- the leuD gene encoding 3-isopropylmalate dehydratase small subunit, protein MAKFTTLESHVVPLPAENVDTDQIIPARFLKVTDKDGLGASLFCDWRYLPDGSDKPDFVLNQPESQGASVLLAGDNFGCGSSREHAPWALVGWGLRAIITTSFADIFKSNSLKNGLLPIEVSKDVHKKLMATVNADRAARVKIDLESQTLTLPDGEQVSFPVDGFAKHCLLNGIDQLGYILGFEEQIAKYEQSRP, encoded by the coding sequence ATGGCCAAGTTCACGACCCTCGAGTCCCACGTCGTCCCCCTCCCCGCGGAGAACGTCGACACCGACCAGATCATCCCCGCCCGCTTCCTCAAGGTCACCGACAAGGACGGCCTGGGCGCGAGCCTCTTCTGCGACTGGCGCTACCTGCCCGACGGCAGCGACAAGCCCGACTTCGTGCTGAACCAGCCCGAGAGTCAAGGGGCCTCCGTGCTCCTCGCCGGCGACAACTTCGGCTGCGGCAGCTCGCGCGAGCACGCGCCCTGGGCGCTCGTCGGGTGGGGCCTGCGCGCCATCATCACCACCAGCTTCGCGGACATCTTCAAGAGCAACTCACTGAAGAACGGCCTGTTGCCCATCGAGGTCAGCAAGGACGTGCACAAGAAGCTCATGGCGACCGTCAACGCGGACCGCGCGGCGCGCGTCAAGATCGACCTCGAGTCGCAGACCCTGACGCTGCCCGACGGCGAGCAGGTGTCGTTCCCGGTCGACGGCTTCGCGAAACACTGCTTGCTCAACGGCATCGACCAGCTGGGCTACATCCTCGGCTTCGAGGAGCAGATCGCGAAGTACGAGCAGTCCCGCCCGTGA
- the leuC gene encoding 3-isopropylmalate dehydratase large subunit, which translates to MSSQNQPKTLFEKVWEQHVVAEEEGRPAVLYIDLHLIHEVTSPQAFTGLRERGLKVRRPENTLATMDHSTPTDPKKLKVIDAQAAAQLDMLTANCEEFGITLYGLGNLKNGIVHVVGPERGLTQPGKTIVCGDSHTSTHGAFGALAFGIGTSEVEHVLASQCLLQTRPKTLEVRVEGTLAPGVTAKDIILALCAKIGTGGATGYVIEYTGSAIRDLSMQGRMTVCNMSIEAGARAGMIAPDEKTFEFIKGREFAPQGADWDAAVARWKQLPSDPGATYDRLVEIDASALTPMITYGTNPGMGMGVTESTPTADAFEGSERAAYEKAMDYMGITPGESLLGHKVDVVFIGSCTNSRIEDLRAAASVFKGRKVQGVRTLVVPGSHDIKKLAESEGLDKIFVEAGAEWREPGCSMCIAMNGDNLEPGQYAVSTSNRNFEGRQGKGGRTILASPLTAAAAAVTGKVTDVRELLG; encoded by the coding sequence ATGTCCAGTCAGAACCAGCCGAAGACCTTGTTCGAGAAGGTCTGGGAACAGCACGTCGTCGCCGAAGAAGAGGGCCGCCCCGCGGTGCTCTACATCGACCTGCACCTCATCCACGAGGTCACGTCGCCGCAGGCCTTCACCGGGCTGCGCGAGCGCGGGCTCAAGGTGCGTCGGCCAGAGAACACCCTGGCGACCATGGACCACAGCACGCCGACCGACCCGAAGAAGCTGAAGGTCATCGACGCGCAGGCCGCGGCGCAGCTGGACATGCTCACCGCCAACTGCGAGGAGTTCGGCATCACCCTCTACGGGCTGGGCAACCTGAAGAACGGCATCGTGCACGTGGTGGGCCCCGAGCGCGGCCTGACGCAGCCGGGCAAGACCATCGTGTGCGGCGACAGCCACACCTCCACGCACGGCGCGTTCGGCGCGCTGGCGTTCGGCATCGGCACCAGCGAGGTGGAGCACGTGCTCGCGTCGCAGTGCCTGCTGCAGACCCGCCCCAAGACCCTCGAGGTGCGCGTCGAGGGCACGCTGGCTCCAGGCGTCACCGCCAAGGACATCATCCTCGCGCTGTGCGCCAAGATCGGCACCGGCGGCGCGACGGGCTACGTCATCGAGTACACCGGCAGCGCCATCCGCGACCTGTCGATGCAGGGCCGCATGACGGTCTGCAACATGAGCATCGAGGCCGGCGCGCGCGCGGGCATGATCGCCCCCGACGAGAAGACCTTCGAGTTCATCAAGGGCCGCGAGTTCGCGCCGCAGGGCGCCGACTGGGACGCCGCCGTGGCCCGCTGGAAGCAGCTGCCCAGCGACCCGGGCGCCACCTACGACCGCCTGGTGGAGATCGACGCGTCCGCGCTGACGCCGATGATCACCTACGGCACGAACCCCGGCATGGGCATGGGCGTGACCGAGAGCACGCCCACCGCCGACGCCTTCGAGGGCAGCGAGCGGGCCGCGTACGAGAAGGCCATGGACTACATGGGCATCACGCCGGGCGAGAGCCTGCTGGGCCACAAGGTGGACGTGGTGTTCATCGGCTCGTGCACCAACTCGCGCATCGAGGACCTGCGCGCGGCCGCCAGCGTCTTCAAGGGCCGCAAGGTGCAGGGCGTGCGCACGCTGGTCGTTCCCGGCTCGCACGACATCAAGAAGCTGGCCGAGTCCGAGGGGCTCGACAAGATCTTCGTCGAGGCCGGCGCCGAGTGGCGCGAGCCCGGCTGCTCCATGTGCATCGCCATGAACGGCGACAACCTCGAGCCCGGGCAGTACGCCGTGAGCACGAGCAACCGCAACTTCGAGGGCCGTCAGGGCAAGGGTGGGCGCACCATCCTCGCCTCGCCGCTCACCGCCGCCGCAGCCGCCGTCACCGGCAAGGTCACGGACGTGCGCGAGCTGCTCGGCTGA
- a CDS encoding 2-isopropylmalate synthase yields MSQSDHVRIFDTTLRDGEQSPGATMTSSEKLEVAKTLSRLGVDVIEAGFAAASPDDLKAVQGIAASVGVLAVEGRPVAEPPRVCSLARAAKGDIDKAWEAVSPAKHPRIHTFLATSPIHREHKLRMSKAEVLERITEMVGYARSLCEDIEFSPEDAGRTEMEFLYEAIQAAIEAGATTINIPDTVGYTTPDEFGRRIKLIHENVSGIERAIISVHCHNDLGLAVANSLAAVQNGARQVEVAVNGIGERAGNASLEEVVMALKVRNDHFKLGTHIDSTQLTRISRLVSKVTGMSVQPNKAIVGANAFAHEAGIHQDGMLKNQETYEIMRPETVGASQSLLVLGKHSGRAAFANRLSELGYPLIGAELHKAFTRFKDLADKKKHITDADLLALVSDELYQPEELYRLDQLQVTCGTGMPTATVRLGCPDGELRTVSAVGTGPVDAVYMAIQQVVKLPVTLLEYSVQSVTRGIDALGEVNVRVRWDDEPEGGDESRINPQSGGSRARVYHGHGAHTDVIVASAKAYLASLNRLLSVQQNSSARDDEAASEASA; encoded by the coding sequence ATGTCCCAGTCCGACCACGTACGCATCTTCGACACTACCTTGCGCGACGGGGAGCAGTCCCCGGGAGCCACCATGACGAGCAGCGAGAAGCTCGAGGTGGCCAAGACGCTGAGTCGACTAGGTGTGGACGTGATCGAGGCGGGCTTCGCGGCGGCCTCCCCCGACGACCTCAAGGCCGTCCAGGGCATCGCGGCGAGCGTGGGCGTCTTGGCCGTCGAAGGGCGGCCCGTCGCCGAGCCACCGCGCGTGTGCTCGCTGGCCCGCGCCGCCAAGGGCGACATCGACAAGGCGTGGGAGGCCGTCTCGCCGGCCAAGCACCCGCGCATCCACACCTTCCTCGCGACCTCGCCCATCCACCGCGAGCACAAGCTGCGCATGTCCAAGGCCGAGGTGCTCGAGCGCATCACGGAGATGGTGGGCTACGCCCGCAGCCTGTGTGAGGACATCGAGTTCAGCCCCGAGGACGCGGGGCGCACCGAGATGGAGTTCCTCTACGAGGCCATCCAGGCGGCCATCGAGGCGGGCGCGACGACCATCAACATCCCGGACACCGTGGGCTACACCACGCCGGACGAGTTCGGTCGCCGCATCAAGCTCATCCACGAGAACGTCTCGGGCATCGAGCGCGCCATCATCAGCGTGCACTGCCACAACGACCTGGGCCTCGCCGTCGCCAACAGCCTCGCGGCGGTGCAGAACGGCGCGCGTCAGGTGGAGGTGGCGGTCAACGGCATCGGGGAGCGCGCCGGCAACGCGTCGCTGGAGGAGGTGGTCATGGCGCTCAAGGTGCGCAACGACCACTTCAAGCTGGGCACGCACATCGACAGCACGCAGCTCACCCGCATCAGCCGCCTGGTCAGCAAGGTGACGGGCATGTCGGTGCAGCCCAACAAGGCCATCGTCGGCGCCAACGCGTTCGCGCACGAGGCGGGCATCCACCAGGACGGGATGCTCAAGAACCAGGAGACCTACGAGATCATGCGGCCCGAGACGGTGGGGGCCAGCCAGAGCCTGCTCGTGCTCGGCAAGCACTCGGGGCGCGCCGCGTTCGCCAACCGCCTCTCGGAGCTGGGCTACCCGCTCATCGGCGCCGAGCTGCACAAGGCGTTCACGCGCTTCAAGGACCTGGCCGACAAGAAGAAGCACATCACGGACGCAGACCTGCTCGCGCTGGTGAGCGACGAGCTCTACCAGCCCGAGGAGCTCTACCGCCTGGACCAGCTGCAGGTCACGTGCGGCACGGGCATGCCCACCGCCACGGTGCGCCTCGGCTGCCCCGACGGCGAGCTGCGCACGGTGTCCGCCGTGGGCACGGGCCCGGTGGACGCCGTGTACATGGCCATCCAGCAGGTGGTGAAGCTGCCCGTGACGCTGCTCGAGTACAGCGTGCAGTCCGTCACCCGCGGCATCGACGCGCTGGGTGAGGTCAACGTCCGCGTCCGCTGGGACGACGAACCCGAAGGCGGCGACGAGAGCCGCATCAACCCTCAGAGCGGAGGCAGCCGCGCGCGCGTCTACCACGGCCACGGGGCGCACACCGACGTCATCGTCGCGAGCGCCAAGGCCTACCTGGCGTCGCTCAACCGCTTGCTCTCCGTACAACAGAACAGCTCCGCGCGTGACGACGAGGCCGCCTCCGAAGCCTCGGCCTGA
- the ilvN gene encoding acetolactate synthase small subunit, with translation MSEASYRTFVVYVEDKPGVLNRVSSLFRRRNFNIHSLNVGNTNEVGVSRMTIVIESDVDKAKRIESNLYKLVNVLWVDDITDLPSVDIALALVKVAAPPARRAELLQVADVFKARTADMSVDTITFEITDSQTRIDAFLAVLTPFGVEEMVQTGTISMMRGSVAPRPGHPTVNARPVRAAE, from the coding sequence ATGAGCGAAGCGAGCTACCGCACGTTCGTCGTGTACGTCGAAGACAAGCCCGGTGTCCTGAACCGCGTCTCGTCTCTCTTTCGGCGGCGAAACTTCAACATCCACTCGTTGAACGTGGGCAACACCAACGAGGTCGGCGTGTCGCGCATGACCATCGTGATCGAGTCCGACGTCGACAAGGCCAAGCGCATCGAGTCCAACCTCTACAAGCTCGTGAACGTGCTGTGGGTGGATGACATCACCGACCTGCCCAGCGTGGACATCGCGCTGGCGCTGGTGAAGGTGGCCGCGCCCCCCGCCCGTCGGGCCGAGCTGCTGCAGGTGGCCGACGTCTTCAAGGCGCGCACCGCGGACATGTCGGTCGACACCATCACGTTCGAGATCACGGACTCGCAGACGCGCATCGACGCGTTCCTGGCCGTGCTCACCCCCTTCGGCGTCGAGGAGATGGTCCAGACCGGCACCATCTCGATGATGCGCGGCTCCGTCGCGCCGCGCCCAGGGCACCCCACCGTGAACGCGCGACCGGTTCGCGCGGCCGAGTAG
- the ilvB gene encoding biosynthetic-type acetolactate synthase large subunit produces MTQNEFPDRTGTTLNGAQIIWESLVREGVKVIFGYPGGAIMPAYDAMIQYPIHHVLTRHEQGAAHMADGYARASGEVGVCIATSGPGATNLVTGLATAMLDSIPFVAITGQVPSHLIGTDAFQETDVTGVTLPVTKHNYLVDRAEDIADTIREAFYIARSGRPGPVLVDITKDAQQQSCTFEWNTDPIELPGYRPEYNPMDADLDEAARMIRDAKRPILFAGQGVVMSGASDVFRQFVEKTDIPAACTLLGLGGFPATHPRNLGMMGMHGESWVNSAIQDADLIIAVGMRFDDRVTGNLATYARKARKIHIELDPAEINKNVRVELPIVGDAKDVLSRLLPRVEKAERPEWLAHIDEMRGDSAVRDIKDMPDHGKLYAAHVIHDLYRYTEGKALVVTDVGQHQMWEAQYYKHDYPRRLVTSGGLGTMGFALPAAIGAKFACPDENVWVVVGDGGFQMTMTELTTCLQEGIKVNVAIINNGYLGMVRQWQQFFYGGRYVSTPMVSPNFVMLAEACGAKGIRVDKRDDVEAAVRAAQAHPGTCVVEFVVEQVDAVYPMVPAGADLGDMIRREKPGQHNPIYETGKDD; encoded by the coding sequence ATGACTCAGAACGAGTTCCCCGACCGCACCGGAACCACGCTCAACGGCGCCCAGATCATCTGGGAGTCGCTGGTACGCGAGGGCGTCAAGGTCATCTTCGGGTACCCGGGCGGGGCCATCATGCCGGCCTACGACGCGATGATTCAGTACCCCATCCACCACGTGCTCACGCGCCACGAGCAGGGCGCCGCGCACATGGCGGACGGCTACGCGCGCGCCTCGGGTGAGGTGGGCGTGTGCATCGCCACCTCGGGCCCCGGCGCCACCAACCTCGTGACGGGCTTGGCCACGGCGATGCTCGACAGCATCCCCTTCGTGGCCATCACCGGGCAGGTGCCGAGTCACCTCATCGGCACGGACGCGTTCCAGGAGACCGACGTCACCGGCGTCACCCTGCCCGTCACCAAGCACAACTACCTGGTGGACCGCGCGGAGGACATCGCGGACACCATCCGCGAGGCGTTCTACATCGCGCGCTCGGGTCGCCCCGGCCCCGTGTTGGTGGACATCACCAAGGACGCGCAGCAGCAGAGCTGCACGTTCGAGTGGAACACCGACCCGATCGAGCTCCCGGGCTACCGCCCCGAGTACAACCCGATGGACGCGGACCTGGACGAAGCCGCGCGCATGATCCGCGACGCCAAGCGCCCCATCCTCTTCGCGGGTCAGGGTGTGGTCATGTCGGGTGCCAGCGACGTCTTCCGCCAGTTCGTCGAGAAGACGGACATCCCGGCAGCCTGCACGCTGCTCGGCCTGGGCGGCTTCCCGGCCACGCACCCGCGCAACCTCGGCATGATGGGCATGCACGGCGAGTCGTGGGTCAACTCGGCCATCCAGGACGCGGACCTCATCATCGCCGTGGGCATGCGCTTCGACGACCGCGTCACGGGGAACCTCGCCACGTACGCACGCAAGGCCCGCAAGATCCACATCGAGCTGGACCCGGCCGAGATCAACAAGAACGTCCGCGTCGAGCTGCCCATCGTGGGCGACGCGAAGGACGTGCTCTCGCGGCTGCTCCCGCGCGTGGAGAAGGCCGAGCGCCCCGAGTGGCTGGCCCACATCGACGAGATGCGCGGTGACTCCGCGGTGCGCGACATCAAGGACATGCCGGACCACGGCAAGCTGTACGCCGCGCACGTCATCCACGACCTGTACCGCTACACGGAGGGCAAGGCGCTGGTCGTGACCGACGTGGGCCAGCACCAGATGTGGGAGGCGCAGTACTACAAGCACGACTACCCGCGGCGCCTGGTCACCTCGGGCGGCCTCGGCACCATGGGCTTCGCGCTCCCGGCGGCCATCGGCGCCAAGTTCGCGTGCCCGGACGAGAACGTGTGGGTGGTCGTCGGCGACGGCGGCTTCCAGATGACCATGACCGAGCTCACCACCTGCCTGCAGGAGGGCATCAAGGTCAACGTGGCCATCATCAACAACGGCTACCTCGGCATGGTGCGCCAGTGGCAGCAGTTCTTCTACGGCGGCCGCTACGTCTCCACGCCCATGGTCAGCCCCAACTTCGTCATGCTGGCCGAGGCCTGCGGCGCGAAGGGCATCCGCGTGGACAAGCGCGACGACGTGGAAGCCGCCGTGCGCGCCGCCCAGGCCCACCCCGGCACGTGCGTGGTGGAGTTCGTGGTGGAGCAGGTGGACGCGGTCTACCCGATGGTCCCCGCAGGCGCTGACTTGGGCGACATGATCCGCCGGGAGAAGCCCGGCCAGCACAACCCGATCTACGAGACGGGGAAGGACGACTGA
- a CDS encoding SDR family oxidoreductase gives MNLEGSSSIVTGGASGIGEGAARQLAAAGSKVVIADLNAERGDAIAKELGGAFVKCDVSNVENAQEAVAAAQKLGPLRALVNSAGLGLGMRTVGRDGTPLPLEKFTFVIKVNLLGSFNMLSQAAAAMATQEPLDADGSRGAIVNMASVAAFDGQIGQAAYSASKGGVVGMTLPVARDLAALGIRVNTIAPGLIDTPIYGSGPDSDAFKAKLGESVLFPKRLGSAEELAFMVMECLTNPYMNGEVIRVDGGIRMPPK, from the coding sequence ATGAATCTCGAAGGAAGCTCCTCGATCGTCACCGGAGGTGCCTCGGGCATCGGAGAGGGGGCCGCCCGTCAGCTGGCGGCAGCGGGCTCGAAGGTGGTCATCGCCGACCTCAACGCCGAACGCGGCGACGCCATCGCCAAGGAGCTGGGCGGCGCGTTCGTGAAGTGCGACGTCTCCAACGTCGAGAACGCGCAGGAGGCCGTGGCTGCCGCGCAGAAGCTGGGACCTCTGCGCGCTCTGGTGAACTCGGCCGGCCTGGGCCTCGGCATGCGCACGGTGGGTCGCGACGGCACCCCCTTGCCGCTCGAGAAGTTCACGTTCGTGATCAAGGTCAACCTGTTGGGGTCGTTCAACATGCTCAGCCAGGCCGCGGCGGCGATGGCCACGCAAGAGCCCCTCGACGCCGACGGGTCGCGCGGCGCCATCGTGAACATGGCCTCGGTCGCCGCCTTCGACGGACAGATCGGGCAGGCTGCCTACTCCGCGTCCAAGGGCGGCGTGGTCGGCATGACGCTCCCCGTGGCGCGCGACCTGGCCGCGCTGGGCATCCGCGTCAACACCATCGCGCCCGGCCTGATCGACACGCCCATCTACGGTTCGGGGCCGGACAGCGACGCGTTCAAGGCCAAGCTGGGCGAGTCCGTGCTGTTCCCCAAGCGCCTCGGGTCCGCCGAAGAGCTGGCCTTCATGGTGATGGAGTGCCTGACCAACCCGTACATGAACGGCGAGGTCATCCGCGTGGACGGCGGCATCCGCATGCCGCCCAAGTGA
- the ilvC gene encoding ketol-acid reductoisomerase has product MARQNYFNTLTMAQKLDQLGRCRFMSASEFNGVEKLAGKKVVIVGCGAQGLNQGLNMRDSGLDVSYALRQGAIDGKRQSYLNATENGFKVGNYDEMIPTADLVCNLAPDKQHADVVQSVMPLMKKGACLAYSHGFNIVEEGQKIREDLTVVMVAPKCPGTEVREEYKRGFGVPTLIAVHTENDPNGDGLEIAKAYAAATGGDRAGVLESSFIAEVKSDLMGEQTILCGMLQTGALLCFDKMVANGIEPGYASKLVQYGWETITEALKQGGLTLMLDRLSNPAKIKAFELAEELRVIMRPLFEKHQDDIITGHFSKTMMEDWDNDDKNLLAWRQATNESAFEKTPAGSVEIPEQEYFDNAVLMVAMCKAGVELAFECMVDVGMKPESAYYESLHETPLIANTIARKKLYEMNKVISDTAEYGCYLFSHAAVPLLAEFMSRQTTDVIGQPYGAGSQQVDNLKLLKVNQAIEAHPVEKIGAVLRGHMTAMKQIAVGG; this is encoded by the coding sequence ATGGCCCGTCAGAACTACTTCAACACCCTCACCATGGCCCAGAAGCTCGACCAGCTCGGCCGCTGCCGCTTCATGAGCGCCAGCGAGTTCAACGGCGTCGAGAAGCTCGCGGGCAAGAAGGTGGTCATCGTGGGCTGCGGCGCACAGGGCCTCAACCAGGGCCTCAACATGCGCGACTCCGGCCTGGATGTCAGCTACGCGCTGCGCCAGGGCGCCATCGACGGCAAGCGCCAGAGCTACCTGAACGCCACCGAGAACGGCTTCAAGGTCGGCAACTACGACGAGATGATCCCGACGGCCGACCTGGTGTGCAACCTCGCGCCGGACAAGCAGCACGCCGACGTCGTGCAGAGCGTCATGCCGCTGATGAAGAAGGGCGCGTGCCTCGCCTACAGCCACGGCTTCAACATCGTGGAGGAGGGCCAGAAGATCCGTGAGGACCTCACGGTGGTCATGGTGGCCCCGAAGTGCCCGGGCACCGAGGTGCGCGAGGAGTACAAGCGCGGCTTCGGCGTGCCGACGCTCATCGCGGTGCACACCGAGAACGACCCCAACGGCGACGGCCTCGAGATCGCGAAGGCCTACGCGGCGGCGACCGGCGGTGATCGCGCGGGCGTGCTCGAGTCGAGCTTCATCGCCGAGGTGAAGAGCGACCTGATGGGCGAGCAGACCATCCTCTGCGGCATGCTGCAGACGGGCGCGCTGCTGTGCTTCGACAAGATGGTCGCGAACGGCATCGAGCCCGGCTACGCCAGCAAGCTGGTGCAGTACGGCTGGGAGACCATCACCGAGGCCCTCAAGCAGGGCGGCCTCACGCTCATGCTCGACCGCCTGAGCAACCCCGCCAAGATCAAGGCGTTCGAGCTGGCCGAGGAGCTGCGCGTCATCATGCGCCCGCTGTTCGAGAAGCACCAGGACGACATCATCACCGGGCACTTCAGCAAGACGATGATGGAAGACTGGGACAACGACGACAAGAACCTGCTGGCGTGGCGCCAGGCGACCAACGAGTCGGCCTTCGAGAAGACGCCGGCCGGCAGCGTCGAGATCCCGGAGCAGGAGTACTTCGACAACGCCGTGCTGATGGTCGCCATGTGCAAGGCGGGCGTGGAGCTGGCCTTCGAGTGCATGGTGGACGTGGGCATGAAGCCCGAGTCCGCCTACTACGAGTCGCTGCACGAGACGCCGCTCATCGCGAACACCATCGCGCGCAAGAAGCTGTACGAGATGAACAAGGTCATCAGCGACACGGCCGAGTACGGTTGCTACCTGTTCAGCCACGCCGCGGTGCCGCTCCTGGCCGAGTTCATGAGCCGCCAGACCACCGACGTGATCGGGCAGCCCTACGGCGCCGGCAGCCAGCAGGTGGACAACCTCAAGCTGCTCAAGGTCAACCAGGCCATCGAGGCGCACCCGGTCGAGAAGATCGGCGCCGTGCTGCGCGGGCACATGACCGCGATGAAGCAGATCGCCGTCGGCGGCTGA
- the ilvY gene encoding HTH-type transcriptional activator IlvY translates to MSAPFLDAYAQFLHLADTLHFSRSAEALAMSPSALTRCIQRLEEELGHALFVRDRRKVSLTRAGQLFRDHARQQLIAHRELLEALSAEEASPTGELRIACTVTACHSVLPSLLARSRALYPDIALQLRTGDAARSLQQLHADEVDMAVVPAPDVSDDELRYVDLATTALTFVAPAADEELQERVRHGGKHWNGLPVIMPRRGVERARVDAYFAELGVSPSRYAEVDGNEAILAMVSLGCGVGLVPELVRQGSPLRDAIRAVPVPSPPAGYTVALCAKPRTLERRAMAAFWELASTRAETP, encoded by the coding sequence ATGTCCGCGCCCTTTCTCGACGCCTACGCGCAGTTCCTGCACCTGGCCGACACGCTGCACTTCTCGCGCAGCGCGGAGGCGCTGGCGATGAGCCCCTCGGCGCTGACACGCTGCATCCAGCGTCTGGAGGAGGAGCTGGGCCACGCGCTCTTCGTGCGCGACCGGCGCAAGGTGAGCCTCACCCGCGCGGGGCAGCTGTTCCGCGACCACGCGCGGCAGCAGCTCATCGCGCACCGCGAGCTGCTCGAGGCGCTGTCGGCCGAGGAGGCGTCCCCCACCGGCGAGCTGCGCATCGCGTGCACCGTGACAGCCTGCCACTCCGTGCTCCCGTCGCTCTTGGCGCGCAGCCGGGCCCTGTATCCCGACATCGCGCTCCAGCTCCGTACGGGTGACGCGGCACGCTCGCTGCAGCAGCTGCACGCGGACGAGGTGGACATGGCCGTGGTGCCTGCGCCCGACGTCAGCGACGACGAGCTGCGCTACGTGGATCTGGCCACGACGGCGCTCACCTTCGTCGCGCCCGCCGCCGACGAGGAGCTGCAAGAGCGTGTGCGGCACGGAGGGAAGCACTGGAACGGCCTGCCGGTGATCATGCCGCGCCGGGGCGTCGAGCGAGCGCGTGTGGACGCGTACTTCGCCGAGCTGGGCGTCTCCCCCAGCCGCTACGCCGAGGTGGACGGCAACGAGGCCATCCTCGCGATGGTATCGCTCGGGTGCGGGGTGGGCCTCGTGCCGGAGCTGGTGCGCCAGGGTAGCCCCCTGCGCGACGCCATCCGGGCCGTGCCCGTCCCGAGCCCCCCAGCGGGCTACACGGTGGCGCTGTGCGCGAAGCCACGCACCCTCGAGCGTCGGGCGATGGCGGCGTTCTGGGAGCTGGCATCCACACGTGCGGAGACGCCGTGA